One window from the genome of Malus domestica chromosome 01, GDT2T_hap1 encodes:
- the LOC103439273 gene encoding cell number regulator 6-like, which produces MADGTAHSRYVKLTKEQAPAEDINPGELNQPIEVPQLNVHRCNECGQPLPDSYQAPADEPWTTGIFGCAEDRESCLTGLFCPCVLFGRNVESLRDDTPWNRPCICHAVCIEGGMTLAALTAIFHGIDPRTSFLICEGLLFSWWMCGIYTGLVRQSLQKKYHLKNSPCDPCLTHCCLHWCALCQEHREMKGRLSDNAVMPMTVVNPPQVQQMKSADDNQDSAAPSSTDNTNNNGHTNMEMQAL; this is translated from the exons ATGGCGGATGGGACTGCGCACTCGCGGTATGTGAAGCTGACGAAAGAACAAGCGCCGGCGGAGGACATTAATCCCGGCGAGCTCAATCAGCCCATCGAAGTTCCTCAG TTGAATGTTCACAGGTGTAACGAATGTGGACAGCCTTTACCTGACAGCTATCAGGCCCCTGCAGATGAGCCTTGGACAACCGGAATTTTTGGCTGTGCTGAAGATAGAGAAAGTT GCTTGACAGGGTTATTTTGTCCATGTGTTCTGTTTGGGCGCAATGTTGAGAGCCTAAGAGACGATACCCCTTGGAACAGACCGTGCATTTGTCATGCCGTTTGTATTGAAGGTGGTATGACTCTGGCAGCATTAACTGCAATCTTCCATGGCATTGACCCAAGGACTTCATTTCTTATTTGCGAGGGTCTGTTATTTTCTTGGTGGATGTGTGGGATATATACAGGTCTTGTCCGGCAATCCTTGCAGAAGAAGTATCATCTAAAG AACTCGCCGTGTGACCCATGCTTGACACACTGCTGCTTGCACTGGTGCGCCTTGTGCCAAGAGCACAGGGAGATGAAGGGACGCCTCTCGGACAATGCTGTGATGCCAATGACTGTCGTCAACCCGCCCCAAGTTCAACAGATGAAGTCTGCTGACGACAACCAGGATTCTGCTGCACCATCCTCTACCGACAATACCAACAATAATGGCCACACCAATATGGAGATGCAGGCATTGTAG
- the LOC103417821 gene encoding peroxisomal membrane protein 11B-like, whose protein sequence is MNDTVDKLVIFLAKRDGIDKLVKTFQYVSKIAHWHAEAKNPEIAQRAKQWEVASGLSRKAFRTGRFLTGFNALRRSPGSTPTLRFLAVLANAGEMVYFFFDHFLWLSRIGTLNPNLARKMSFISAFGESFGYVFFIVLDFIALKEGVETEKKVAALEDKSAETKSESLRKIRADRVMRLMAVAANVADLIIGIADIEPNPFCNHAVTLGISGLVSAWSGWYRNWPS, encoded by the coding sequence ATGAACGACACAGTAGACAAACTTGTTATCTTCCTGGCAAAGAGAGACGGCATTGACAAGCTTGTCAAAACCTTCCAATACGTCTCCAAGATTGCGCACTGGCACGCCGAGGCCAAGAACCCCGAAATCGCGCAGCGAGCCAAGCAATGGGAAGTTGCATCCGGGCTTAGCCGGAAGGCCTTTCGAACGGGGCGGTTTCTCACGGGATTCAATGCGCTGAGAAGAAGCCCCGGCTCCACCCCTACGCTTCGGTTCCTAGCCGTTCTTGCTAATGCTGGGGAGATGGTCTACTTCTTTTTCGACCATTTTCTCTGGCTGTCCAGAATCGGGACTCTGAACCCGAATCTGGCGCGAAAGATGAGCTTTATATCGGCGTTCGGTGAGTCGTTTGGGTATGTTTTCTTCATCGTTTTGGATTTCATTGCGTTGAAAGAGGGCGTGGAGACGGAGAAAAAGGTTGCTGCCTTGGAGGACAAGTCTGCGGAGACGAAGAGCGAGAGTTTGAGAAAGATTAGGGCTGATAGAGTGATGAGATTAATGGCAGTGGCGGCTAATGTTGCGGATTTGATCATCGGAATCGCGGACATCGAGCCTAATCCGTTCTGTAATCATGCTGTCACTCTCGGGATTAGTGGTTTGGTATCTGCATGGTCCGGTTGGTACAGAAACTGGCCTTCATAA
- the LOC103439292 gene encoding uncharacterized protein, translating into MDAQRALLDELMGSARNLTEEERKGYKEITWDDKEVCKAYMVRFCPHDLFVNTRSDLGPCSKIHDPKLKESFEESPRHDAYVSKFEAELAHFCEKLVMDLDRRVKRGRERLAQEVEPAPAPPLSAEKSEQLSVLEEKIKNLLEQVEALGEAGKVDEAEALMRKVDMLNSEKTALDQQPQNDKVLMLAQEKKMALCEICGSFLVANDAVERTQSHVTGKQHIGYGMVRDFIAEFKESKEKAREEERLAREKEAEERRKQREKEQEDRRRSNSSDRDRYRDRDRDRERDRYRERDSDHERSREWNGRGSRDGARGVDHRSRNGRDGGRDRYRDRSRSRSPVRHSHKRSPRSPVRPY; encoded by the exons ATGGATGCTCAGAGAGCTCTGCTGGACGAACTTATGGGCTCAG CTCGTAATTTGACGGAGGAGGAGAGAAAGGGGTACAAGGAAATTACTTGGGATGATAAGGAGGTTTGTAAAGCCTATATGGTTCGATTTTGTCCTCACGATCTCTTCGTTAACACTCGAAGCGATCTAG GACCTTGCTCTAAAATACATGACCCAAAGTTGAAAGAAAG TTTTGAAGAGTCCCCGCGGCATGATGCTTATGTATCCAAGTTTGAAGCTGAACTTGCTCACTTTTGTGAGAAATTG GTGATGGATTTGGATAGAAGAGTAAAGCGTGGGAGAGAACGCCTTGCTCAGGAGGTGGAACCTGCGCCAGCTCCTCCACTGTCAGCTGAAAAGTCTGAACAACTATCTGTTCTGGAGGAAAAGATAAAGAACTTACTGGAACAAGTGGAGGCCCTAGGTGAAGCTGGAAAGGTCGATGAAGCTGAAGCACTCATGAGAAAG GTGGATATGCTTAATTCCGAGAAGACAGCCTTGGATCAGCAGCCCCAGAATGATAAAGTGTTGATGCTGGCACAGGAGAAAAAAATGGCACTCTGTGAGATCTGTGGTTCATTTCTTGTGGCCAATGATGCTGTAGAGAGAACTCAGTCTCATGTTACAGGGAAACAGCATATTGGTTATGGCATGGTTCGGGATTTTATAGCTGAGTTCAAG GAATCTAAAGAGAAGGcaagggaagaagaaaggtTAGCGAGGGAGAAAGAAGCAGAAGAACGGAGGAAACAGAGGGAGAAGGAACAGGAGGATAGAAGGAGAAGTAATTCAAGTGATAGGGACAGGTATCGTGATAGAGATCGTGACAGGGAGCGGGACAGATATCGAGAACGAGACTCGGATCATGAAAGGTCGAGGGAGTGGAATGGCAGAGGTAGTCGGGATGGAGCGAGAGGGGTGGACCATAGGTCCAGAAATGGAAGAGATGGAGGAAGGGATAGGTACCGTGATCGAAGCAGGTCACGTTCCCCTGTTAGGCACAGTCACAAAAGGTCACCTAGAAGTCCAGTTCGCCCGTATTGA